One genomic window of Motacilla alba alba isolate MOTALB_02 chromosome 1, Motacilla_alba_V1.0_pri, whole genome shotgun sequence includes the following:
- the GPR156 gene encoding probable G-protein coupled receptor 156 isoform X2: MMPSNCHQIPCFVSWRIVKMSSPNLNIVTLLGSGLTYTSAYLFGIQEQSLPSGDSMEKLIQVRLCLLCVGTSLVFGPVLGKSWRLYKVFTQRVPDKRVIIKDLQLLAMVAALVLADTVLLLTWVFSDPVQCFRSLSVSLRATEKGMTCSVSRVQSCASLYSDLWLVLILGFKSILLLYGTYLAGLTDNISSSPVNQSLTLIVGVNLVFLAAGTICLVHRFFRTWHNLLFGFTSGGIFVCTTTINCFIFVPQLKQWKAFEEESQTMSHMAKYFTSPSRSCRSVYSEEQLYQLIGEKNSMKRLLTEKNAVIESLQEQVSSAKEKLMRLMSAESGCDPHVLPAAPCTWSPGQPGDAPGDCCPPDPERDGWQPPCLLGTSPLGSNAQALQKHETQEPVCTQVLLFNGGDSTERGLKDVQECGTPAVQGQPPEQLPGQDNSAGVAWESSPKVSYVNSEKLWEILQELSLDGKTYSPTLSARPPLGNRGTSGEWGETQVGQEGYPGIHTPLSPYLARHQRRIPLPPASTRFPGHLSPRVSCRVKEVGSWGHGESAQNSLGMGGDMAGRGLLHCPAPSPAAIPREASLQPEEWLGWPVSQGASSCIPQERLRRQGTRRGPAEPSLRSLYYYPDSDSSSSSSEEMFHGCHRPCCEVCFQSPRGSLDSSSTDTDTEPSDCEDHHTEHHGGPQPVVNFKEDLKPTFV; this comes from the exons ATGATGCCCAGTAACTGTCACCAAATCCCCTGCTTTGTTTCCTGGAGGATTGTGAAGATGTCCAGCCCCAATCTCAACATTGTGACCCTGCTGGGCAGTGGCTTGACTTACACAAGCGCTTACCTCTTTGGGATTCAGGAGCAGAGCCTACCATCTGGAGACTCAATGGAAAAGCTAATTCAG gtgaggctgtgcctgctgtgcGTGGGGACCTCCCTGGTGTTCGGTCCTGTCCTGGGGAAGAGCTGGCGGCTCTACAAGGTGTTCACCCAGCGGGTCCCTGACAAGCGGGTG ATTATCAAAGACCTGCAGTTGCTGGCAATGGTGGCAGCGTTGGTGCTGGCAGACACTGTCTTGCTCTTGACCTGGGTGTTCTCTGACCCAGTCCAGTGCTTCCGAAGCCTCAGTGTCTCACTGCGG GCGACAGAGAAAGGCATGACATGCTCCGTGAGCCGGGTGCAGTCCTGTGCATCGCTCTATTCCGATCTTTGGCTTGTTCTCATTTTAGGGTTTAAG agtATACTCCTGCTATACGGGACCTACTTGGCCGGTCTGACCGACAACATCAGCTCCTCACCAGTGAACCAGTCCTTGACACTCATCGTCGGGGTCAACCTCgttttcctggctgctggtaCCATCTGCTTAGTCCACCGTTTCTTCCGTACTTGGCACAATTTGCTGTTTGGTTTTACCTCTGGAGGCATCTTTGTGTGTACAACTACAATCAACTGCTTCATCTTTGTCCCACAG CTCAAGCAGTGGAAAGCCTTTGAAGAAGAAAGCCAAACCATGAGCCACATGGCAAAATATTTCACCAGCCCGAGCAGGAGCTGCCGCTCAGTGTACAGCGAGGAGCAGCTCTACCAGCTCATAGGGGAGAAAAACTCTATGAAGCGGCTGCTCACCGAG AAAAACGCCGTGATTGAAAGCCTGCAGGAGCAAGTGAGCAGCGCCAAGGAGAAGCTGATGAGGCTGATGTCTGCGGAGAGCGGCTGTGACCCCcatgtgctgccagcagctccctgcacctggagcccagggcagcctggggatgCACCAGGGGACTGCTGCCCCCCGGATCCAGAGAGGGATGGGTGGCAGCCCCCCTGCTTGCTGGGTACATCACCTCTTGGCAGCAATGCTCAGGCCCTCCAGAAACATGAAACCCAGGAGCCTGTTTGCACTCAGGTGCTGCTTTTTAATGGAGGGGACAGCACTGAACGAGGCCTGAAAGATGTCCAGGAGTGTGGGACACCTGCAGTGCAGGGGCAGCCTCCGGAGCAGCTGCCGGGCCAGGACAACTCAGCTGGTGTAGCCTGGGAGTCGTCCCCCAAAGTCAGCTATGTAAACAGCGAGAAGCTGTGGGAAATCTTGCAAGAGTTAAGCCTGGATGGCAAAACCTACAGCCCAACCTTATCTGCAAGACCCCCACTTGGCAACCGGGGCACCTCAGGCGAGTGGGGAGAAACACAGGTGGGCCAGGAGGGCTACCCAGGCATCCACACACCCCTCAGCCCCTACCTGGCAAGGCATCAACGGAGGATCCCATTGCCCCCTGCCTCCACACGCTTCCCTGGACACCTATCCCCTCGTGTCAGCTGCAGGGTGAAGGAGGTGGGCAGCTGGGGCCATGGGGAGTCAGCACAAAActccctgggaatgggagggGACATGGCTGGCAGAGGGCTCCTTCACTgcccagcaccatccccagcAGCCATCCCAAGGGAAGCCAGCCTCCAGCCAGAGGAGTGGCTGGGATGGCCCGTGTCCCAGGGTGCTTCATCGTGCATCCCGCAGGAGCGGCTGCGGCGGCAGGGCACCCGGAGGGGTCCCGCTGAGCCCTCCCTGCGCTCACTGTACTATTACCCAGACTctgactccagcagcagcagctctgaggagatgTTTCATGGCTGCCACCGACCCTGCTGCGAGGTTTGCTTCCAGAGCCCACGTGGCtccctggacagcagcagcacggaCACGGACACAGAGCCCAGTGACTGTGAGGATCACCATACAGAGCACCACGGTGGGCCCCAGCCTGTGGTGAATTTCAAAGAGGATCTGAAACCCACTTTCGTGTGA
- the GPR156 gene encoding probable G-protein coupled receptor 156 isoform X1: MEPGFNCSELCDGSSSFGGQEQQQHSLQELCTVTVTSFDRSMKSSPSFSAGLLGVVWTFLTGGVLLALFFFIFTIRFRKNRIVKMSSPNLNIVTLLGSGLTYTSAYLFGIQEQSLPSGDSMEKLIQVRLCLLCVGTSLVFGPVLGKSWRLYKVFTQRVPDKRVIIKDLQLLAMVAALVLADTVLLLTWVFSDPVQCFRSLSVSLRATEKGMTCSVSRVQSCASLYSDLWLVLILGFKSILLLYGTYLAGLTDNISSSPVNQSLTLIVGVNLVFLAAGTICLVHRFFRTWHNLLFGFTSGGIFVCTTTINCFIFVPQLKQWKAFEEESQTMSHMAKYFTSPSRSCRSVYSEEQLYQLIGEKNSMKRLLTEKNAVIESLQEQVSSAKEKLMRLMSAESGCDPHVLPAAPCTWSPGQPGDAPGDCCPPDPERDGWQPPCLLGTSPLGSNAQALQKHETQEPVCTQVLLFNGGDSTERGLKDVQECGTPAVQGQPPEQLPGQDNSAGVAWESSPKVSYVNSEKLWEILQELSLDGKTYSPTLSARPPLGNRGTSGEWGETQVGQEGYPGIHTPLSPYLARHQRRIPLPPASTRFPGHLSPRVSCRVKEVGSWGHGESAQNSLGMGGDMAGRGLLHCPAPSPAAIPREASLQPEEWLGWPVSQGASSCIPQERLRRQGTRRGPAEPSLRSLYYYPDSDSSSSSSEEMFHGCHRPCCEVCFQSPRGSLDSSSTDTDTEPSDCEDHHTEHHGGPQPVVNFKEDLKPTFV; this comes from the exons ATGGAGCCGGGATTCaactgctctgagctctgcgATGGCAGCTCCAGTTTTGgcggccaggagcagcagcagcattccctgcaggagctctgcactgTGACAGTG ACATCGTTTGACCGCAGTATGAAGAGCTCCCCATCCTTCTCTGCTGGTCTCCTGGGAGTTGTGTGGACATTCCTGACTGGAGGAGTCCTGCTAGCactcttctttttcatcttcacTATTCGCTTCAGGAAAAACAG GATTGTGAAGATGTCCAGCCCCAATCTCAACATTGTGACCCTGCTGGGCAGTGGCTTGACTTACACAAGCGCTTACCTCTTTGGGATTCAGGAGCAGAGCCTACCATCTGGAGACTCAATGGAAAAGCTAATTCAG gtgaggctgtgcctgctgtgcGTGGGGACCTCCCTGGTGTTCGGTCCTGTCCTGGGGAAGAGCTGGCGGCTCTACAAGGTGTTCACCCAGCGGGTCCCTGACAAGCGGGTG ATTATCAAAGACCTGCAGTTGCTGGCAATGGTGGCAGCGTTGGTGCTGGCAGACACTGTCTTGCTCTTGACCTGGGTGTTCTCTGACCCAGTCCAGTGCTTCCGAAGCCTCAGTGTCTCACTGCGG GCGACAGAGAAAGGCATGACATGCTCCGTGAGCCGGGTGCAGTCCTGTGCATCGCTCTATTCCGATCTTTGGCTTGTTCTCATTTTAGGGTTTAAG agtATACTCCTGCTATACGGGACCTACTTGGCCGGTCTGACCGACAACATCAGCTCCTCACCAGTGAACCAGTCCTTGACACTCATCGTCGGGGTCAACCTCgttttcctggctgctggtaCCATCTGCTTAGTCCACCGTTTCTTCCGTACTTGGCACAATTTGCTGTTTGGTTTTACCTCTGGAGGCATCTTTGTGTGTACAACTACAATCAACTGCTTCATCTTTGTCCCACAG CTCAAGCAGTGGAAAGCCTTTGAAGAAGAAAGCCAAACCATGAGCCACATGGCAAAATATTTCACCAGCCCGAGCAGGAGCTGCCGCTCAGTGTACAGCGAGGAGCAGCTCTACCAGCTCATAGGGGAGAAAAACTCTATGAAGCGGCTGCTCACCGAG AAAAACGCCGTGATTGAAAGCCTGCAGGAGCAAGTGAGCAGCGCCAAGGAGAAGCTGATGAGGCTGATGTCTGCGGAGAGCGGCTGTGACCCCcatgtgctgccagcagctccctgcacctggagcccagggcagcctggggatgCACCAGGGGACTGCTGCCCCCCGGATCCAGAGAGGGATGGGTGGCAGCCCCCCTGCTTGCTGGGTACATCACCTCTTGGCAGCAATGCTCAGGCCCTCCAGAAACATGAAACCCAGGAGCCTGTTTGCACTCAGGTGCTGCTTTTTAATGGAGGGGACAGCACTGAACGAGGCCTGAAAGATGTCCAGGAGTGTGGGACACCTGCAGTGCAGGGGCAGCCTCCGGAGCAGCTGCCGGGCCAGGACAACTCAGCTGGTGTAGCCTGGGAGTCGTCCCCCAAAGTCAGCTATGTAAACAGCGAGAAGCTGTGGGAAATCTTGCAAGAGTTAAGCCTGGATGGCAAAACCTACAGCCCAACCTTATCTGCAAGACCCCCACTTGGCAACCGGGGCACCTCAGGCGAGTGGGGAGAAACACAGGTGGGCCAGGAGGGCTACCCAGGCATCCACACACCCCTCAGCCCCTACCTGGCAAGGCATCAACGGAGGATCCCATTGCCCCCTGCCTCCACACGCTTCCCTGGACACCTATCCCCTCGTGTCAGCTGCAGGGTGAAGGAGGTGGGCAGCTGGGGCCATGGGGAGTCAGCACAAAActccctgggaatgggagggGACATGGCTGGCAGAGGGCTCCTTCACTgcccagcaccatccccagcAGCCATCCCAAGGGAAGCCAGCCTCCAGCCAGAGGAGTGGCTGGGATGGCCCGTGTCCCAGGGTGCTTCATCGTGCATCCCGCAGGAGCGGCTGCGGCGGCAGGGCACCCGGAGGGGTCCCGCTGAGCCCTCCCTGCGCTCACTGTACTATTACCCAGACTctgactccagcagcagcagctctgaggagatgTTTCATGGCTGCCACCGACCCTGCTGCGAGGTTTGCTTCCAGAGCCCACGTGGCtccctggacagcagcagcacggaCACGGACACAGAGCCCAGTGACTGTGAGGATCACCATACAGAGCACCACGGTGGGCCCCAGCCTGTGGTGAATTTCAAAGAGGATCTGAAACCCACTTTCGTGTGA